From Spirosoma aerolatum, one genomic window encodes:
- a CDS encoding Gfo/Idh/MocA family protein: MNPRRNFIKETISTAAGLVLAPALSNELIGAPALVRSTSLGSDSVPTGAARIRFSVIGMNHGHIYGQVGAVQRGGGELVSFYAKEPDLAAEFAKRFPQAKQAKSEAEILEDKSIQLVLTSAIANERAPLGIRVMKAGKDFMSDKPGITTLEQLAEVRKVQKETKRIYSIMYSERLENKATVKAGELVKAGAIGNVIQTVGLGPHRMNPATRPAWFFEKKQFGGIICDIASHQFDQFLFFTGSTKADIVASQVGNLHFPQYPNFEDFGDVMLRGDGGMGYIRVDWFTPDGLKSWGDGRLTILGTEGFMELRKNIDPGGRDGGNHLFITDKKETRYIDCSKENLPYGEQLVNDVLNRTETAMSQEHCFLATELALKAQKQAQVIHLKK; encoded by the coding sequence ATGAACCCAAGAAGAAACTTCATTAAGGAGACCATCAGCACAGCGGCTGGATTGGTCCTGGCTCCTGCACTATCGAATGAGTTAATTGGTGCACCAGCCCTTGTTCGGTCCACATCGCTGGGGAGTGATTCGGTACCAACGGGGGCCGCCCGGATTCGTTTTTCGGTGATTGGCATGAATCACGGGCACATTTACGGTCAGGTTGGGGCCGTACAACGGGGTGGCGGTGAGCTGGTTTCGTTTTATGCTAAGGAGCCCGACTTAGCCGCCGAATTTGCCAAGCGATTTCCGCAGGCGAAGCAGGCCAAGAGCGAAGCCGAAATTCTGGAAGACAAGTCGATCCAACTGGTTCTGACTTCGGCTATTGCCAACGAACGGGCGCCATTGGGCATTCGGGTTATGAAGGCTGGTAAGGATTTTATGTCCGATAAACCCGGCATTACCACCCTTGAACAACTGGCCGAGGTGCGTAAGGTTCAGAAAGAAACGAAGCGCATTTATTCAATCATGTACAGTGAACGGCTGGAGAACAAAGCCACGGTGAAAGCGGGAGAACTGGTTAAAGCAGGGGCCATTGGCAACGTGATCCAGACGGTTGGCCTAGGACCGCACCGCATGAATCCAGCAACGCGTCCTGCCTGGTTTTTCGAGAAAAAACAGTTTGGTGGTATTATCTGCGACATTGCTTCGCACCAATTCGATCAGTTCCTGTTCTTTACCGGATCGACCAAAGCCGATATTGTGGCGTCGCAGGTGGGGAATCTCCATTTTCCACAGTATCCGAATTTCGAGGATTTTGGTGATGTAATGCTGCGCGGTGATGGAGGCATGGGCTATATTCGGGTCGACTGGTTTACGCCCGATGGACTGAAAAGCTGGGGTGATGGCCGATTGACGATTCTGGGGACCGAAGGCTTTATGGAACTTCGGAAAAACATCGACCCCGGTGGGCGCGACGGGGGTAATCACCTGTTCATTACGGATAAAAAAGAAACCCGCTACATTGATTGCAGCAAAGAGAATCTGCCTTACGGCGAACAACTGGTCAACGATGTGCTGAATCGAACCGAAACGGCCATGTCGCAGGAGCATTGTTTCTTAGCTACTGAACTGGCCCTCAAAGCGCAGAAGCAGGCACAGGTGATCCATTTGAAAAAGTAA
- a CDS encoding SMP-30/gluconolactonase/LRE family protein: MIHSFKTGFILTGLLIISGQVMAQQTNTSGLDTIKVVAPGATLQKISSQFAFTEGPAVDKKGNIFFTDQPNDKIWKYDTDGNLSLYMDKTGRSNGLYFDKKGNIISCADEKDELWSISPDKKVTVLMTNFQGQRMNGPNDLWIDPKGGIYFTDPYYQRDYWERKKPDIDGQKVYYLPKGKSEAIVVDGDLKQPNGIVGTPDGKYLYVADIRDSKTYKYEIGSDGMLRNRQLFISQGSDGMTLDNQGNLYISGRGVTVYDPSGKKLGNIPVPSRWVGNICFGGKKRDTLFITASESIYTLPMRVKGVE; this comes from the coding sequence ATGATTCATTCGTTTAAAACAGGCTTTATACTGACAGGCCTTCTAATTATATCGGGCCAGGTAATGGCGCAACAGACGAACACGAGTGGGCTGGATACGATAAAGGTAGTAGCCCCCGGTGCTACGCTTCAGAAGATATCGAGCCAGTTTGCGTTTACCGAAGGTCCGGCTGTCGACAAGAAAGGGAATATCTTTTTTACCGATCAGCCAAACGATAAAATCTGGAAATACGATACCGATGGAAACCTGTCGCTTTATATGGACAAAACCGGGCGATCCAATGGGCTTTATTTCGATAAAAAAGGCAATATCATTTCCTGTGCCGATGAAAAAGACGAGTTATGGTCGATTAGCCCTGATAAGAAAGTGACGGTACTGATGACCAATTTTCAGGGGCAGCGCATGAACGGGCCAAACGATTTGTGGATCGACCCTAAGGGCGGAATCTACTTTACCGATCCCTATTATCAGCGTGACTACTGGGAGCGGAAGAAGCCGGATATCGACGGGCAAAAGGTGTATTATCTTCCCAAAGGCAAGTCGGAAGCGATCGTGGTCGATGGCGATTTAAAACAACCCAATGGTATTGTTGGAACGCCTGATGGGAAGTATTTATATGTAGCCGACATTCGGGACAGCAAAACCTATAAATATGAAATCGGGTCCGATGGGATGCTTCGAAATCGCCAGCTATTTATTTCGCAGGGGTCCGATGGTATGACGCTCGATAACCAGGGGAATTTATACATCTCTGGCCGTGGCGTAACGGTATACGATCCATCTGGTAAAAAGCTGGGTAATATTCCCGTACCATCACGCTGGGTGGGAAATATCTGCTTTGGCGGGAAAAAACGGGATACGCTGTTCATCACTGCTTCAGAATCAATCTACACGTTGCCAATGCGGGTGAAGGGTGTGGAATAA
- a CDS encoding Gfo/Idh/MocA family protein, whose product MASEKQTTISRRGFLDLAAKGTLASSAIITGFPTIVPASVFGKNAPSNRINIGAIGTGRISRGHDMPGVWQYDNALIMAVCDLDSNRAEDAKKLVNGVYAKKTGKDNYDGVRVYTDYRELLVNKDIDAVLVSTPDHWHAPIVVDAVRAKKDVYMQKPASLTIAEGRMMADAVKQSKQIVQVGSQQRSSEQFRYAAELVRNGRIGELKTVYVGLPGDPSGDEEPQMPVPKNLNYDMWLGTTPEVYYTEKRVHPQVGYDRPGWLRCEQFGAGMITGWGAHHIDSAHWAMNTEYTGPVEIWGKADFPKSGLWDVHGIFRTEAMYENGVHMIVTNEIANGIRFEGTKGWIFVSRGDANVTASDPIAKQNAAKKLDASDPKLLTSVIGPNEIHLPESKEHHGNWLESIVSRKEPIAPVEVGHRSCSACLLHHAAMKLNRKLYWDPKKEQFKNDPEANKLLSRPQRAAYAIKAVASAK is encoded by the coding sequence ATGGCATCCGAAAAACAAACGACTATTTCGCGGAGGGGATTTCTGGATCTGGCAGCCAAAGGCACGCTGGCATCTTCGGCAATTATTACGGGTTTCCCAACGATTGTACCGGCTTCGGTATTTGGCAAAAATGCGCCCAGTAACCGAATTAATATAGGTGCTATTGGTACAGGACGTATCTCACGTGGGCATGATATGCCCGGTGTGTGGCAATACGACAATGCCCTGATTATGGCGGTCTGCGATCTGGATAGCAACCGGGCCGAGGATGCTAAAAAGCTCGTTAATGGCGTATATGCAAAAAAAACGGGTAAAGATAATTACGATGGTGTTCGGGTATATACCGATTATCGCGAACTATTAGTAAACAAAGACATCGATGCCGTTCTGGTAAGTACACCCGATCACTGGCATGCGCCGATTGTGGTCGATGCAGTACGGGCCAAAAAAGATGTATACATGCAGAAGCCAGCGTCACTCACCATTGCTGAGGGGCGCATGATGGCGGATGCCGTGAAACAGTCCAAACAGATTGTGCAGGTTGGTAGTCAGCAACGGTCGTCGGAACAGTTTCGCTATGCCGCTGAACTGGTGCGCAATGGCCGAATTGGCGAGTTGAAAACGGTTTATGTTGGCTTACCAGGCGACCCTTCGGGCGATGAAGAACCGCAAATGCCGGTGCCTAAAAACCTGAATTATGACATGTGGCTCGGCACTACGCCCGAAGTGTACTATACTGAAAAACGGGTGCATCCACAGGTAGGTTATGATCGGCCGGGCTGGTTACGGTGCGAACAGTTTGGGGCCGGTATGATTACGGGCTGGGGCGCACACCACATCGATTCGGCGCACTGGGCTATGAATACCGAATACACGGGGCCGGTCGAAATATGGGGTAAAGCCGATTTTCCAAAAAGTGGTTTGTGGGATGTACACGGCATTTTTCGAACCGAAGCGATGTACGAAAACGGTGTCCACATGATTGTGACGAACGAGATTGCCAATGGGATACGCTTTGAAGGAACAAAAGGCTGGATTTTCGTGTCGCGGGGCGATGCCAACGTGACGGCCAGCGATCCGATTGCCAAACAGAATGCTGCCAAAAAACTGGATGCCAGCGACCCTAAATTGCTTACATCCGTGATTGGCCCCAACGAAATCCATCTGCCGGAGAGTAAAGAGCATCATGGTAACTGGCTGGAAAGCATCGTGAGCCGGAAAGAACCCATTGCCCCGGTCGAAGTGGGGCATCGGTCCTGCTCCGCTTGCCTGCTGCATCATGCGGCCATGAAATTGAATCGTAAACTCTACTGGGACCCTAAGAAAGAACAATTCAAGAATGACCCTGAAGCCAATAAACTCCTGTCGCGCCCGCAACGTGCGGCTTATGCGATTAAGGCAGTAGCCTCAGCGAAGTAA
- a CDS encoding sigma-54-dependent transcriptional regulator yields the protein MPATILLIDDESRLRQLLARILELEGYAVLEAENARAGLKILEREEVQLVISDVKLPDKNGIELSAQIKQLYPATEIIVLTAYGTISDGVTAIKNGAFDYITKGDDNDRIIPLVSRAIEKATLQLRIQQLEKQVGQRYGFESIIGHSKAIQQAIDLARKVAVTDTTVLLTGETGTGKEVFAQAIHQASLRRTGPFVAINCGALGKDILESELFGHRAGAFTGASRDQKGLFAEATKGTIFLDEIGEMPLDLQAKLLRVLETHEFLRVGDTKPTKTDVRVIAATNRGLEQEANAGHFRLDLYYRLSVFQIELPPLRDRRDDIAGLAQQFARQYATKLGKRDIRLSTEFIQKLQQHPWKGNIRELKNVIERAVILAESPQNTPVELTPDLLPHEIQTAVSAANVGDSSALDLATVEQRHIRRVLQHTNGNKTEAARLLGIGLTSLYRKLSEMDTL from the coding sequence ATGCCTGCTACTATTTTGCTGATCGACGATGAGTCGCGTTTGCGTCAACTACTGGCGCGAATTCTGGAACTCGAAGGCTATGCCGTACTAGAGGCTGAGAATGCCCGTGCGGGCCTGAAAATTCTGGAACGCGAAGAGGTCCAGCTTGTAATCAGTGATGTGAAGCTGCCCGATAAAAATGGCATCGAACTGTCGGCACAGATTAAGCAACTTTATCCTGCCACTGAGATCATTGTGCTGACGGCTTATGGGACTATATCGGATGGCGTAACGGCTATTAAAAATGGTGCGTTCGATTACATCACCAAAGGCGACGACAACGATCGAATCATTCCGCTCGTCAGCCGGGCCATTGAGAAAGCTACGCTCCAGCTTCGAATACAACAGCTTGAAAAACAGGTTGGTCAACGATATGGATTCGAGAGTATTATCGGCCATTCAAAAGCCATTCAGCAAGCCATTGATCTGGCCCGGAAAGTAGCCGTTACCGATACAACGGTATTGCTGACAGGCGAAACAGGGACAGGTAAAGAAGTATTCGCTCAGGCGATCCACCAGGCTAGCCTACGCCGAACCGGGCCATTTGTAGCCATCAACTGTGGGGCTCTGGGTAAAGATATTCTGGAAAGTGAGCTTTTCGGGCATCGAGCTGGGGCCTTTACGGGGGCCAGCCGTGATCAGAAAGGGTTATTTGCCGAAGCAACTAAAGGAACCATTTTCCTGGACGAGATTGGCGAAATGCCGCTTGATCTACAGGCCAAGCTCCTGCGGGTACTCGAAACGCACGAATTTCTGCGTGTGGGGGATACCAAACCGACCAAAACCGATGTTCGGGTCATAGCAGCTACCAACCGGGGCCTTGAACAGGAAGCGAACGCTGGGCATTTCCGGCTCGATTTATACTATCGATTATCGGTTTTTCAAATTGAACTTCCCCCGCTCCGCGACCGTCGTGACGATATTGCCGGTCTGGCTCAACAGTTTGCTCGCCAATATGCTACCAAGCTTGGTAAGCGCGACATCCGACTGAGCACAGAGTTTATTCAGAAGCTCCAGCAGCATCCGTGGAAAGGCAATATCCGCGAATTGAAAAACGTCATCGAGCGAGCTGTTATTCTGGCCGAGTCTCCTCAAAATACACCGGTTGAACTCACGCCCGATCTGCTGCCTCATGAAATACAAACGGCTGTTTCGGCAGCGAACGTGGGCGATAGCTCGGCGCTGGATCTGGCGACAGTCGAACAACGGCATATCCGGCGAGTTTTACAGCATACAAATGGCAACAAGACAGAAGCAGCCCGGTTGCTTGGTATCGGACTGACTAGCCTTTACCGGAAATTGAGTGAGATGGATACTTTATGA
- a CDS encoding ThuA domain-containing protein, whose product MTRFAVVLLTSLLSIAGLQAQDVNWKKVKVLVYTKNGKGYVHDNIPNAIQCVQKLGQQYGFNVDASDQPSVFTEANLKQYTLLVFASTNNDVFDTDAQRLAFRRYIEAGGGFVGIHSVMGTERSWAWFKRMIGGTFAWHPKFQKFKIEVIDTKHPSMDGLPKIWEKEDEFYFTKNMSPGPTVIMANDLTSLNQDEPEKVRMFGGSYTELYPSAWYYNFDGGYTWCTTLGHAKTDYLDDQTFIKHIFQGIRYVASQAKKIDFSKAYADSRDTPIR is encoded by the coding sequence ATGACCCGATTTGCCGTTGTATTGTTGACCAGCCTGTTATCGATTGCCGGGCTACAGGCGCAGGACGTTAACTGGAAAAAAGTGAAGGTACTGGTGTACACTAAAAATGGCAAAGGCTACGTACACGACAATATTCCGAATGCCATTCAATGCGTCCAGAAGCTTGGCCAGCAATACGGTTTCAATGTCGATGCCTCTGACCAGCCTTCCGTTTTTACTGAAGCTAACCTGAAACAATACACACTACTGGTGTTTGCCAGCACCAACAACGATGTATTCGATACCGATGCTCAGCGTCTGGCTTTTCGGCGGTACATTGAAGCGGGTGGTGGATTCGTAGGTATTCACTCCGTCATGGGCACCGAGCGCAGCTGGGCGTGGTTCAAACGGATGATCGGTGGCACCTTTGCCTGGCATCCGAAATTCCAGAAGTTCAAGATTGAGGTCATCGATACAAAACACCCTTCAATGGACGGATTACCGAAGATCTGGGAGAAAGAAGACGAATTTTATTTTACCAAAAATATGTCGCCTGGCCCTACCGTCATTATGGCGAATGATCTGACGTCACTCAATCAGGATGAGCCTGAGAAAGTCAGGATGTTTGGTGGTTCGTATACCGAACTGTATCCTTCGGCCTGGTATTACAATTTCGATGGTGGGTACACTTGGTGTACGACGCTCGGTCATGCGAAAACCGATTATCTGGACGACCAAACGTTTATTAAACACATCTTTCAGGGTATCCGGTACGTAGCCAGTCAAGCAAAGAAGATCGACTTCAGCAAAGCCTATGCCGACTCGCGCGACACACCCATCCGGTAG
- a CDS encoding KUP/HAK/KT family potassium transporter, which produces MSSTSLNKVSAQGLLVAIGIVFGDIGTSPLYTLSAVMRGRELSETLVLGTFSCILWTLTLQTTIKYVVITLRADNKGEGGIFSLYTLVRRYTGQWLMYPAVIGGAFLLADGLITPPISVSSAVEGLLIFYPKLDTVPIVIVILIALFVGQQFGTQQLGRLFGPVMLVWFSFIGVIGLWALWSQPTVLKAINPYYALHFLMTYPSGFWLLGGVFLCTTGAEALYSDMGHCGRSNIRVSWAYVKTTLLLSYAGQSAWLMHHLGQRLGETSPFYSIVPPSIVVFSIGLATLATIIASQALISGSFTLVSEAMRLTLWPRQRVAYPSDERGQLYVPFVNWALMIGCCLIVLHFRESKNMEAAFGLAVTLTMLMSTVLMSMYMRVKRFNPILQIVLTTIFLTVETTFLIANLVKFEEGGWISVTLGLLIMAMMLFWHEGESIKQSLIKYESLPSNLPILKSLSNDLTIPKFSTHLVYLTTSDSSKRIESEILYSILNRAPKRADIYWFIHVCVEDEPYVMRYSVETLAQEDVYVVTFYLGFRIEPRINLLFRMVVEDMVENNEVTIDSRYKSLSTHRVPGDFRFVLFRRFLSYENALTVRQQVAMFGYMLLKNIALAPQATYGLDTSNVTIEAVPLVITRPQSLPLKRIAPKTD; this is translated from the coding sequence ATGTCATCTACATCGCTCAACAAGGTTTCGGCACAGGGGCTTCTGGTTGCTATCGGAATTGTTTTTGGGGACATTGGTACTTCGCCCCTTTACACCTTATCGGCTGTGATGCGGGGTCGGGAGTTGTCTGAAACCTTAGTGCTGGGAACCTTCTCCTGTATTTTGTGGACGCTCACGCTACAAACCACCATTAAATATGTGGTGATCACACTCCGGGCCGATAATAAGGGCGAAGGAGGTATCTTTTCACTCTACACCCTCGTTCGTCGGTATACGGGCCAATGGCTAATGTACCCGGCTGTGATTGGCGGGGCATTTCTATTAGCCGATGGATTAATTACGCCCCCTATCTCGGTGTCGTCGGCAGTTGAAGGATTACTGATTTTTTACCCTAAACTTGATACGGTACCCATCGTTATCGTCATTCTGATTGCCTTGTTTGTTGGGCAGCAGTTTGGGACACAGCAATTAGGACGGTTGTTTGGGCCAGTTATGCTCGTCTGGTTCAGCTTCATCGGGGTTATAGGCCTTTGGGCATTGTGGAGTCAACCGACGGTTCTTAAAGCGATTAATCCGTATTATGCGCTCCATTTTCTGATGACCTACCCCAGTGGTTTCTGGTTGTTGGGTGGGGTTTTCCTCTGCACGACCGGGGCCGAAGCGCTCTATTCCGATATGGGGCATTGCGGCCGGAGTAATATCCGGGTTAGCTGGGCTTATGTAAAAACAACGTTGTTACTATCGTATGCGGGGCAATCGGCCTGGCTGATGCATCACCTTGGTCAGCGATTGGGCGAAACAAGCCCGTTTTACAGCATTGTACCCCCATCGATTGTCGTCTTTAGCATTGGTCTGGCAACGTTGGCTACCATCATTGCTTCGCAGGCACTGATCAGTGGGTCGTTTACGCTGGTTAGTGAGGCCATGCGGCTGACACTCTGGCCCCGGCAGCGTGTAGCCTACCCGTCTGATGAACGAGGGCAACTGTATGTGCCGTTTGTCAACTGGGCATTAATGATTGGCTGTTGCCTGATTGTGCTTCACTTCCGGGAATCGAAAAATATGGAAGCTGCTTTTGGGCTGGCCGTTACGCTCACGATGCTCATGTCGACCGTGCTCATGAGTATGTACATGCGTGTGAAGCGCTTCAATCCAATTCTCCAGATAGTTCTGACCACCATCTTTCTGACCGTTGAAACGACGTTTCTGATTGCCAATCTGGTAAAGTTTGAAGAAGGTGGCTGGATTTCGGTTACGCTGGGGTTATTGATTATGGCCATGATGCTGTTCTGGCATGAGGGCGAGTCGATTAAGCAGAGCCTGATCAAATACGAGTCGCTGCCGAGTAACCTGCCCATCCTGAAATCGTTGAGTAACGACCTGACTATTCCGAAGTTTTCCACCCATCTGGTTTACCTGACTACATCCGATTCCAGCAAGCGTATCGAGTCCGAAATCCTGTATTCGATACTGAACCGGGCCCCTAAACGAGCGGACATTTACTGGTTTATTCACGTTTGTGTAGAAGATGAACCCTATGTGATGCGGTATTCGGTGGAGACCCTGGCGCAGGAGGATGTATATGTGGTTACGTTTTATCTGGGTTTTCGCATCGAACCGCGCATCAATCTGCTTTTCAGGATGGTCGTCGAGGATATGGTAGAGAATAATGAAGTGACGATCGACAGCCGGTATAAATCGCTGAGTACACACCGGGTTCCCGGTGACTTCCGGTTTGTGCTTTTCCGACGATTCCTTTCCTACGAGAATGCCCTGACAGTGCGTCAGCAAGTAGCGATGTTCGGCTATATGTTGTTGAAAAATATCGCCCTGGCTCCACAGGCAACCTATGGGCTGGATACCAGTAACGTTACTATTGAGGCAGTTCCGCTGGTAATTACCCGGCCCCAATCGCTACCGCTCAAACGGATTGCTCCCAAAACAGATTAA
- a CDS encoding putative oxidoreductase C-terminal domain-containing protein, with the protein MKLLPTVGIVCMAAMITACQSSEKSEKANGQIQLITLDPGHFHAALVQKNMLEGVDSVVHVYAPDGPDLQLHLDKINGYNTRPENPTHWKEEVYKGSDFLEKMIAEKKGNVVVMAGNNRLKTDYIKKTIEAGFNVLADKPMVIEASKFEELKNAFASAEKNKVLLYDIMTERYEITTMLQRAFSQQAEVFGTLEKGTPENPAVTKESVHHFYKNVSGSILTRPAWFMDVTQQGEGIVDVTTHLVDLVQWECFPEQTIDYQKDISLTSARRWTTDMRLSQFKAITKQDVFPDYLKKDVVSDSILKVYSNGEINYQLKGVHAKVSVTWAYKAPEGAGDTHYSIMRGTKANLIIRQGAPQQYKPTLYIEAVAGNKSLEASIKTALPKIQQEFPGVEVKKIATGWEVVIPEKYKEGHEAHFGRVAQKYLDYLKAGSLPAWEVPNMIAKYYTTTQALELAKKSK; encoded by the coding sequence ATGAAACTGTTGCCCACCGTTGGCATTGTGTGTATGGCTGCGATGATCACCGCCTGTCAGTCGTCAGAAAAAAGTGAAAAAGCCAATGGCCAGATCCAGTTAATCACACTCGATCCTGGTCATTTTCATGCGGCCCTCGTGCAGAAAAATATGCTCGAAGGAGTCGACTCGGTTGTTCACGTGTATGCTCCTGATGGCCCGGATCTGCAACTGCATCTGGATAAAATCAACGGCTACAATACCCGGCCCGAAAATCCTACGCACTGGAAAGAAGAGGTGTATAAAGGGTCCGATTTTCTGGAGAAAATGATTGCTGAAAAAAAGGGCAACGTAGTGGTTATGGCGGGGAATAACCGACTCAAAACCGATTATATCAAGAAGACCATCGAAGCCGGGTTTAACGTGCTGGCCGACAAGCCAATGGTAATTGAGGCTTCGAAGTTTGAGGAATTGAAAAATGCGTTTGCTTCGGCCGAAAAAAACAAGGTTCTGCTATACGACATCATGACCGAGCGGTACGAAATCACGACCATGCTTCAACGGGCTTTTTCGCAACAGGCTGAGGTATTCGGAACCCTGGAAAAAGGAACGCCTGAAAACCCAGCCGTAACGAAAGAAAGCGTTCACCATTTCTATAAAAATGTATCGGGTAGTATTCTGACTCGACCAGCTTGGTTTATGGATGTGACACAGCAGGGTGAAGGCATCGTAGACGTAACTACCCACCTGGTCGATCTGGTCCAGTGGGAATGCTTCCCTGAGCAAACCATCGATTATCAGAAAGACATTAGCCTGACGTCGGCCCGGCGCTGGACAACCGACATGCGGCTGAGTCAATTCAAAGCCATTACCAAACAGGATGTCTTTCCGGATTACCTCAAAAAAGATGTGGTAAGCGATAGTATCCTGAAGGTATACAGCAACGGCGAAATCAACTACCAGTTGAAAGGTGTTCACGCCAAAGTATCGGTAACCTGGGCCTACAAAGCGCCCGAAGGGGCGGGTGATACCCATTACTCGATCATGCGCGGTACCAAAGCCAACCTGATTATCCGGCAGGGTGCCCCGCAGCAGTACAAACCGACACTATACATCGAAGCCGTTGCAGGTAACAAGAGTCTGGAAGCATCCATCAAAACAGCGTTGCCGAAAATTCAGCAGGAATTTCCGGGCGTTGAGGTAAAGAAAATCGCAACCGGCTGGGAAGTGGTCATTCCTGAAAAATACAAGGAAGGGCACGAAGCCCACTTTGGCCGTGTAGCCCAGAAATACCTCGATTATCTGAAAGCCGGTAGCCTGCCCGCCTGGGAAGTTCCTAACATGATTGCTAAATATTACACCACCACCCAGGCGTTGGAGCTGGCGAAAAAGTCTAAATAA